The genomic region ggTTATATGCCAACATCCTACACATATTACTGTAGTTATCTGGACTTTTGTAGTGAGTTAAGCGAATTACATGATTGGGGTATAGAAGGCTTGATAAACAAACTTAGATTCAGATGCATGATTTTCCTTGGGATACGCCTACATAttccatatatttatatttatcaaCCAGATCATTTCTTTATGGCAGCCGTTCAAGGTCCCCAGCAAGGAGAGGGCGAAGTGAGGATCGCTATGACAGATCACGGAGCCCTTCTTACAGGAAGAGTCCACTGCCCTCAAAAGGAGGGAGGAAGCGCAGCCTGACACCTGATGTAGACAGTCCTCGTGGGAGACGTAGCCCTTCTCCCAGAAATGGTAGAATGGAAATGGAGAAAGAGGGCTCTGATTACAGCCCCAGGGTAAGAAGTAGAAGTCCGGTTAGCCCCAGGTTAAAGAGCAGAAGTCCTGTTAGCCCTGATAGAGACAGCCCTGTTGTCAGGAAGTATCCAAGCCCTTCTGAAGCCGATGGTCGCGGTCGCAGTCCCAGTCCCAATCGGAGCCCCGTCGCAGATTATGATGATGACAACCGTCGCACTCCCAGAGGCAGCGAGTCACCTTAGGGTTCTGGGGAAAAGAAATGTCATTTGCTcgggtaaacttttatataaaatgttaGTTTTCTTGTTAATTGTATTTAACTTGgtattctctctttcttgtcgGACTAGTTTTGGTCATATGTTGTGTTGTCGGACAGTCTAGTAAAAATGTATCTTGTTATTCAGAATTCGGGTTTCTGTTGCATAACGAAGGAACTTATATTTTGGGCTGAAAACAACTTAATTCTATACAGCAAGCTACATCGTGCAAGTTTCGAATGAATGTCTACAGCTACGGAATGGATCTTCGTATTCTTTCGTTTTATGGTGAAAAGAAATTATTCTTTCTTCCAGTTCGCTATGCGATTTGCACTATTGTGATCCATGGCGAATTTGGGCTAAAACAAACAATGATCGCAATGGTGCAAATCATAGATGCATTCTGTACCTACAATCGGATTGCGCACTCTACATTACAAATCTTGAGAGTTGAGACGCTTCTTGAGCATGTACCTAATGCAACCAATTTTGAATTGTACGAATGAGTTCGATATGTGCTTGTCGCGTCTTCTCTAAGTGTAAGACCCACAGCTCGTCTCAGGTACCAAGACAGTTATGAATTCACTACCAAGGCAACATAATTACAAAGAAAGAGCCGTAGTTACAATAAGCACACAGCTAATTTGGACCTCCAAAGTAaagcaaaaaattcaaaattcacaaCAGACGACTGTTGAGATGGGTGAAATGATTTGATTAGTCCCCCGGATCACATGTCAAATGTTCCGTCAATCAATCCAGTACTAGTGTGTCGTGATGCAGACGCATGGTGCTCCACGGCGAGGACGAAGGAGGGTGCCGGTGACGAAGTGGGTGGTGGGATAGGGGGGCGGTTGTTGGGTTGTTTGGTTTGCGACTTTATTTTTGTAACTATAGTTGAAATGAACACTTAATTGGTTAACTATTTGGTCATGTAATGATAAAGCACTATATGCGCTCTTACTACTGAACCACTTATTGTAGTTAGATAATTagctttaataaaaatagatgaaTCATGGAGTCAAAAGACATAAACATAATTGTATTCTGTCATTGCGATAAAACATCGTCAgcaatataatataatttaattgcCCATTCTCCAGCATATAACTTTCCAATAAGCAAGATCCTATTTTCGATTTGAAATGCGTTCTTGATAAATTTACATAGGCAAATTTTCGAATTTACTATAACACCCTTAGCTGTAAAGAGTAATTGTTGAAGCTCCGTATTTCAACAAGGGCAAACTTGTGATTGGAAATAAATAGATTATGTATACCGCTGTGAGTCCAAGTAACCAAACAAACCGTAGCCACCGCCACCGTTAACTCTTATCCAAACATGTCCAACGCGGTGGCTCTGCACTGTCTTGGCATAGTGAGCATGGCGCGCCGGCCACGCCAGAAGGCcaaggaaaagaaaacccaGGTCCCGAATCCGACACCGCCGACGAGTGTCGGGTTCGGAGCCAAAAGGAAGGAGCAGAAGTGGCAGTGCGTGGAGGGCTGCGGAGCTTGCTGCAAACTCGACAAAGGCCCCTCCTTTGCCACCCCGGAAGAGATTTTCACCAACCCTTCCGACATCGAGGTTTGATTTCTCAAAATCTccgaaaaattaatgaatttcgTCAAAATTTGGAGTTTGATTTGTATGAATTTCAGCTTTACAGAAGCATGGTCGGAGAAGATGGGTGGTGTGTGAATTTTGATAAAAGCACGCGAAAGTGTTCGATTTACGACGGTGAGGCTTTTTTCTA from Pyrus communis chromosome 9, drPyrComm1.1, whole genome shotgun sequence harbors:
- the LOC137746280 gene encoding uncharacterized protein, whose amino-acid sequence is MSNAVALHCLGIVSMARRPRQKAKEKKTQVPNPTPPTSVGFGAKRKEQKWQCVEGCGACCKLDKGPSFATPEEIFTNPSDIELYRSMVGEDGWCVNFDKSTRKCSIYDERPYFCRVEAEVFQSLYGFSEKKFSKEACRSCRDTIKSVYGPHSKELVNFNSAVESSSSTTS